A genomic window from Phycisphaerales bacterium includes:
- the pnp gene encoding polyribonucleotide nucleotidyltransferase, whose product MAVIRIEREIGGRTLTLETGRIARQANAAVLATYGGTTVLATVVRAPARPGLDFFPLTVDYREKTPAAGKFPGGFRKREGAPNEKEILTMRLIDRPIRPLFPDGFIEEVQIQCWVMSHDTLNDSDVLAGTAASAALAISNCPFEGPIATVRVGRIDDQFVINPTSAQLEYSDIDLVLSGHKDGLNMIEVGAAEVADADVIAAMKFGYEHIKDILGLIGELAEKAGQPKVVGELVAVPDEIMDLVKRELGEKMTEARQIPGKQERSDRIAAIAEEFMATQCAAPTGSSYSDYVAHALKVTQCKEAIRQLEKKTARRLLAKKGIRADGRDLRQIRQLEMEVGIFQRTHGSAFFQRGETQSLVSCTLGTSRDEQIIDGLLPEYSKKFVLHYNFPPFCTGEAKRIMGPGRREIGHGALAERSLVGVLPDPEDFPYTIRVVSDITESNGSSSMASVCGGTLALMDAGVPIKNPVAGISIGRVTDEDTGEETYITDIIGEEDFFGDMDFKICGTREGITGIQLDLKARGLNFEQITQIFAQAHEGRMFLLNEMHKVIAEPRSDISPLAPRIITLRISPDNIGKLIGPGGKTIRAIQERTGATIDVEDDGTVMIATANGEAAAQAKAEVEALTAEVKVGTVYTGKVVAVKDFGCFVEIAPGTDGMCHVSELADGFVKNVGDVVKLGDTIKVKVISIDDQGRIKLSRKAVLKDEAKQEQPAAS is encoded by the coding sequence ATGGCAGTTATTCGAATCGAACGTGAAATCGGCGGCCGCACCCTCACACTGGAAACAGGTCGCATCGCGCGGCAGGCCAACGCGGCCGTGCTCGCGACCTACGGCGGCACGACGGTGCTGGCGACGGTCGTCCGCGCCCCGGCCCGCCCAGGTCTGGACTTCTTCCCCCTGACCGTCGATTACCGCGAGAAGACCCCCGCCGCGGGCAAGTTCCCTGGCGGCTTTCGCAAACGCGAAGGCGCCCCCAACGAAAAAGAAATCCTCACGATGCGGCTGATCGACCGGCCGATCCGCCCGCTCTTTCCCGACGGGTTCATCGAGGAAGTACAGATCCAGTGCTGGGTCATGAGCCATGACACGCTTAACGACTCGGACGTGCTGGCGGGCACCGCAGCATCGGCCGCCCTGGCCATCAGCAACTGCCCATTCGAAGGGCCGATCGCCACGGTGCGTGTCGGACGAATCGATGACCAGTTTGTCATCAACCCCACCAGCGCGCAACTCGAGTACTCGGACATCGATCTCGTGCTTTCCGGCCACAAGGACGGCCTGAACATGATCGAGGTCGGCGCGGCGGAAGTGGCCGACGCGGATGTCATCGCGGCGATGAAGTTTGGCTACGAACACATCAAGGACATCCTGGGCCTCATCGGCGAACTGGCCGAGAAGGCGGGTCAGCCCAAGGTCGTCGGCGAACTCGTCGCCGTACCCGATGAGATCATGGATCTCGTCAAGCGCGAACTCGGCGAGAAGATGACCGAGGCGCGGCAGATCCCCGGCAAGCAGGAGCGGTCCGATCGCATCGCGGCCATCGCCGAGGAGTTCATGGCGACCCAATGTGCCGCACCGACGGGAAGCAGTTACAGCGACTACGTGGCCCATGCTCTGAAGGTCACGCAGTGCAAGGAGGCCATTCGGCAACTCGAGAAGAAGACGGCTCGCCGCCTGCTGGCCAAGAAGGGCATCCGAGCCGATGGACGCGATCTCAGGCAGATCCGCCAGCTTGAAATGGAAGTGGGCATCTTCCAGCGCACGCACGGCTCGGCGTTCTTCCAGCGCGGCGAAACGCAGTCGCTCGTCTCGTGCACGCTGGGCACGTCGCGCGACGAGCAGATCATCGACGGGCTGCTTCCCGAGTACTCCAAGAAGTTTGTGCTGCACTACAACTTCCCGCCCTTCTGCACGGGTGAGGCGAAGCGGATCATGGGCCCTGGCCGGCGCGAAATCGGCCACGGCGCCCTGGCGGAGCGCAGCCTCGTGGGCGTGCTGCCGGACCCGGAAGATTTCCCGTACACCATCCGCGTCGTGTCTGACATCACCGAGTCCAACGGCTCGTCGTCGATGGCGTCGGTGTGCGGCGGGACGCTGGCGCTCATGGACGCAGGCGTGCCGATCAAGAACCCGGTTGCGGGCATCTCGATTGGCCGGGTCACCGACGAAGACACCGGCGAAGAGACCTACATCACCGACATCATCGGCGAGGAAGACTTCTTCGGCGACATGGACTTCAAGATCTGCGGCACGCGCGAAGGAATCACGGGCATCCAACTCGATCTCAAGGCACGGGGCCTGAACTTCGAACAGATCACGCAGATCTTCGCCCAGGCGCACGAGGGCCGAATGTTCCTGCTCAATGAGATGCACAAGGTTATCGCCGAGCCGCGGTCGGACATCAGCCCGCTGGCGCCGCGCATCATCACCTTGCGCATCAGCCCGGACAACATCGGCAAACTCATCGGCCCGGGCGGCAAGACGATCCGCGCGATCCAGGAGCGCACCGGCGCGACGATCGACGTCGAAGACGACGGCACGGTGATGATCGCCACCGCCAACGGCGAAGCGGCGGCCCAGGCCAAGGCCGAGGTCGAAGCCCTCACCGCCGAGGTCAAGGTCGGCACGGTCTACACCGGCAAGGTCGTGGCCGTGAAGGACTTTGGCTGCTTCGTCGAGATCGCCCCCGGCACCGACGGCATGTGCCACGTGTCGGAACTGGCCGATGGCTTCGTCAAGAACGTGGGCGACGTGGTCAAACTCGGCGACACGATCAAGGTCAAAGTGATCTCGATCGACGACCAGGGCCGCATCAAGTTGAGCCGCAAGGCCGTGCTCAAGGACGAAGCCAAGCAGGAGCAGCCGGCCGCGTCATAA
- the rpsO gene encoding 30S ribosomal protein S15 produces MAIAPAAKTKVISDHGRHDNDTGSPEVQIAVLTARVTDLTEHLKNHRQDHHSRRGLLMMVGKRNRLLRYLSRTDRDGYLKLIEKLGLRK; encoded by the coding sequence ATGGCCATTGCTCCCGCCGCCAAAACCAAGGTCATTTCCGACCACGGGCGACACGACAACGACACCGGCTCGCCGGAAGTTCAGATTGCCGTGCTCACCGCCCGCGTGACGGATCTGACCGAACACCTCAAGAACCACCGCCAGGATCACCATAGCCGCCGCGGCCTTCTCATGATGGTCGGCAAGCGAAACCGGCTCCTGCGCTACCTCTCGCGCACCGATCGCGACGGGTATCTCAAACTCATCGAAAAACTGGGCCTGCGCAAGTAG
- the hutU gene encoding urocanate hydratase — MTTATHHHISAPRGTQRTCRTWQAEAAMRMLMNNLDPAVAEDPDHLIVYGGRGQAARSWEAYEAIIAALKDLAADETLLVQSGKPVGVVRTHEDAPRVLIANSNLVPHWATQDHFDSLCARGLMMFGQMTAGSWIYIGTQGIVQGTYETFAEAARQHFGGTLKGRVCLTAGCGGMGGAQPLAITMNEGVCLIADVDPARLERRCNDRYLDEVASSVDDAIERALRYAQQGRAVSVGVEENAADLYESLLARGITPDAVTDQTSAHDVLSYVPSGLTVDEAAYLRGHDPREYERLSLNTMTRHVRAMVEFQNRGSVVFDYGNNIRQRAYDNGFGDAFAFPGFVPAFIRPQFCRGRGPFRWVALSGDPADIRATDEAILQLFPHDESLHRWIRMAQERISFQGLPARICWLGLGERDKAGLAFNELVRTGKVRAPIVIGRDHLDCGSVASPNRETEGMKDGTDAVSDWAILNALVNTASGASWVSFHHGGGVGIGFSQHAGQVIVADGTEAAAKRLKRVLTNDPLMGVLRHVDAGYDEAKQCAVEQSVRVPMG; from the coding sequence ATGACCACCGCGACCCACCACCACATCTCGGCGCCGCGCGGCACGCAGCGCACCTGCCGGACCTGGCAGGCCGAAGCCGCCATGCGCATGCTCATGAACAACCTCGATCCCGCCGTCGCCGAAGACCCGGATCATCTCATCGTCTACGGCGGCCGGGGCCAGGCGGCCCGGTCGTGGGAGGCGTACGAAGCGATCATCGCGGCGCTCAAGGATCTCGCCGCCGACGAGACACTGCTGGTGCAGTCCGGCAAGCCCGTGGGCGTCGTCCGCACGCACGAAGACGCGCCGCGCGTGCTCATTGCCAATTCCAACCTCGTGCCGCACTGGGCCACGCAGGATCACTTCGACAGCCTCTGCGCCCGCGGGCTCATGATGTTCGGCCAGATGACCGCCGGGTCGTGGATCTACATCGGCACGCAGGGCATCGTCCAGGGCACCTACGAAACCTTCGCCGAGGCGGCGCGCCAGCACTTCGGCGGCACGCTCAAGGGTCGCGTGTGCCTCACCGCCGGCTGCGGCGGCATGGGCGGCGCGCAGCCGCTGGCCATTACCATGAACGAAGGCGTCTGCCTCATCGCCGACGTCGATCCCGCGCGCCTCGAGCGCCGCTGCAATGACCGCTATCTCGATGAAGTGGCCTCATCGGTGGACGACGCCATCGAACGCGCGCTGCGATACGCGCAGCAGGGCCGGGCCGTCTCCGTCGGCGTCGAAGAGAATGCGGCGGATCTGTACGAGTCGCTGCTGGCGCGCGGCATCACGCCCGACGCCGTCACCGACCAGACCTCGGCCCACGATGTGCTCTCCTATGTGCCTTCGGGTCTCACTGTCGACGAGGCGGCGTATCTGCGCGGGCACGACCCGCGCGAGTACGAGCGCCTCAGCCTCAACACCATGACGCGCCACGTCCGGGCCATGGTCGAGTTTCAGAATCGCGGTTCGGTTGTTTTCGATTACGGCAACAACATCAGGCAGCGCGCTTACGACAACGGCTTCGGCGACGCATTTGCGTTTCCCGGCTTTGTGCCCGCGTTCATTCGGCCGCAGTTCTGCCGCGGCCGCGGGCCGTTCCGGTGGGTCGCGCTCTCGGGCGACCCGGCGGACATCCGCGCCACGGACGAAGCGATCCTCCAGCTCTTCCCGCACGACGAGTCTCTGCACCGCTGGATCCGCATGGCGCAGGAGCGCATCAGCTTCCAGGGCCTCCCCGCGCGCATCTGCTGGCTCGGCCTTGGCGAGCGCGACAAGGCCGGCCTCGCCTTCAACGAACTCGTGCGGACCGGAAAGGTCCGGGCGCCGATCGTCATTGGACGCGATCACCTCGACTGCGGCTCGGTCGCCAGCCCGAACCGCGAGACCGAGGGGATGAAAGACGGCACCGACGCCGTGAGCGACTGGGCGATCCTCAACGCGCTCGTCAACACCGCCAGCGGCGCCAGCTGGGTGAGTTTCCATCACGGCGGCGGCGTGGGCATCGGCTTCTCGCAACACGCCGGCCAGGTCATCGTCGCCGACGGCACCGAAGCCGCAGCCAAACGCCTCAAACGCGTTCTCACCAACGACCCGCTCATGGGCGTCCTCCGCCACGTCGATGCAGGATACGACGAAGCGAAGCAGTGCGCGGTGGAGCAAAGCGTGCGCGTTCCGATGGGGTGA
- a CDS encoding VOC family protein → MFTLDGRSFMAIDSPAKHDFTFTPSISLFTECKEDAEFDRLFAAIGEGGKVVMPPNNYGFSARFAWCADCFGVSWQLNWQGE, encoded by the coding sequence ATCTTCACACTCGACGGCCGGTCATTCATGGCCATCGACAGCCCGGCCAAGCACGACTTCACCTTTACGCCCTCGATCTCGCTGTTCACGGAGTGCAAAGAGGACGCCGAGTTTGATCGATTGTTTGCAGCCATAGGCGAAGGTGGCAAGGTCGTGATGCCGCCGAACAACTACGGCTTCAGCGCCAGATTCGCCTGGTGCGCCGATTGCTTCGGCGTGTCATGGCAACTTAACTGGCAGGGCGAATGA
- a CDS encoding transposase translates to MSAPLAYFISWTTKGTWLHGDERGFVERGKAGIQEPDRLRNEREYLALRDEAVLLGDDQRRLVHRTIAAHCNIRKWKALAVNVRTNHVHVVVNASDAAPETVMEQFKAWCSRRLNEMSGHSRKWWTPHGSTRWINDEASLEAAIEYVLNRQ, encoded by the coding sequence ATGTCGGCACCTCTGGCCTACTTCATCTCCTGGACTACGAAGGGAACGTGGCTGCACGGGGATGAACGTGGGTTCGTCGAGCGAGGCAAGGCGGGAATACAGGAACCCGACAGACTTCGCAACGAGCGGGAGTATCTGGCGCTTCGCGATGAGGCCGTCCTCCTCGGCGACGATCAGCGCCGACTGGTCCATCGGACGATCGCGGCCCATTGCAACATCCGCAAGTGGAAAGCGCTGGCCGTCAATGTGCGAACGAATCATGTGCATGTGGTTGTAAACGCATCCGACGCGGCGCCGGAGACCGTGATGGAGCAATTCAAGGCGTGGTGCTCGCGGCGTCTGAACGAGATGTCCGGACACTCTCGCAAGTGGTGGACCCCGCACGGCTCGACACGATGGATCAATGACGAAGCGAGCCTGGAGGCGGCGATCGAGTATGTGCTCAATCGCCAGTAG
- a CDS encoding DUF1801 domain-containing protein, which produces MPPPRLAADQLRDHLLLESDATRRLVEHLRRVVLRAAPQAAEAIKFGALSYFHLDAPFGSIGGNICMIDIKRGQVTLGFILGAELHDPHGLLRGSGKSKRFVPIADRNAAADPRLVALIRDSAERSRPD; this is translated from the coding sequence ATGCCTCCGCCTCGCCTCGCCGCTGATCAACTCCGCGACCACCTGCTGCTCGAATCGGATGCGACGCGCCGGCTCGTTGAGCATTTGCGCCGTGTCGTGCTGCGCGCGGCCCCGCAGGCCGCCGAGGCGATCAAGTTCGGCGCGCTGTCCTACTTCCACCTCGATGCGCCCTTCGGCTCGATCGGCGGCAACATCTGCATGATCGACATCAAGCGCGGGCAGGTCACGCTTGGCTTCATCCTCGGCGCCGAGCTGCACGACCCGCACGGGCTTCTCCGCGGCAGCGGCAAGTCCAAGCGCTTCGTGCCCATCGCCGACCGGAACGCCGCCGCCGACCCGCGCCTGGTCGCACTGATTCGGGATTCCGCCGAGCGATCACGGCCCGACTGA
- a CDS encoding ATP-dependent Clp protease adaptor ClpS produces MGETATVERTQTRPASAARREVKQPPLWHVVLHDDNDHTYIYVMRMLQHLFIKGFEESFRMAQQVDTQGRVICDTCHKERAEFKRDQILNYGADILLARCKGSMTATIEPAWSDDDHSKGD; encoded by the coding sequence ATGGGTGAAACGGCAACTGTCGAACGCACGCAGACTCGCCCCGCATCAGCAGCCAGGCGCGAGGTCAAGCAGCCGCCGCTGTGGCACGTCGTGCTGCACGATGACAACGACCACACGTACATCTACGTCATGCGCATGCTCCAGCACCTGTTCATCAAGGGCTTCGAGGAGAGTTTCCGCATGGCGCAGCAGGTCGATACGCAGGGCCGCGTCATCTGCGACACCTGCCACAAGGAGCGGGCCGAGTTCAAGCGCGACCAGATCCTCAACTACGGGGCCGACATTCTCCTGGCCCGCTGCAAGGGATCGATGACGGCGACGATCGAGCCCGCGTGGTCGGATGATGATCACAGCAAGGGCGATTAA
- a CDS encoding pyridoxal-phosphate dependent enzyme encodes MSSKTQRAPVFGDVLEMIGNTPMLEFRRLDTGPCRLFGKLEYTNPGGSVKDRMGWRMIEQAEQDGRLKPGGLIIEATAGNTGIALALVGCLRGYRVKVVMPDKMSQEKIDHLKALGAQVVLTRSDVAKGHPDYYQDLAQRIADEESGFYVNQFGNPANAQAHYETTGPEIWEQLEGDIDAVVFGVGSGGTLSGTGKYLKEKNPKIDIVLADPKGSVLAPLVKTGKMIEPGSWLVEGIGEDFVPSILDLDLVTDAYEVTDAEAFHAARHLLRTEGVFAGSSSGTLLAGALKYCRAQQSAKRVCVLVCDTGNKYLNKMFSDSWMIENGFIRREEFGDLRDLIQRRHLDQEDFTVSPTDTLAVAHGRMKLYGISQVPVIRDRQIVGIIDESDLLLAVNTDPANFKRSVGDFMVTRLETLPPRADIRSLVPIFRASKVALIADAEQYYGLITQIDLLNYLRRQALQS; translated from the coding sequence ATGAGCAGCAAAACGCAGCGCGCACCGGTCTTTGGCGATGTCCTGGAGATGATCGGCAACACGCCCATGCTCGAGTTTCGCCGCCTCGACACCGGGCCATGCCGGCTCTTTGGCAAACTCGAATACACCAACCCCGGCGGGTCCGTCAAGGACCGTATGGGCTGGCGCATGATCGAGCAGGCCGAGCAGGATGGCCGACTCAAGCCCGGCGGACTCATCATCGAAGCCACCGCCGGCAACACCGGCATCGCACTGGCCCTCGTCGGCTGCCTGCGCGGCTACCGGGTCAAAGTCGTCATGCCCGACAAGATGAGCCAGGAGAAGATCGACCACCTCAAAGCCCTCGGCGCGCAGGTCGTGCTCACCCGGTCCGACGTCGCCAAGGGCCATCCCGATTACTACCAGGATCTCGCCCAGCGCATCGCCGACGAAGAAAGCGGCTTCTATGTCAACCAGTTCGGCAATCCCGCCAACGCCCAGGCCCATTACGAAACGACCGGGCCCGAGATCTGGGAACAGTTGGAAGGGGACATCGACGCCGTCGTGTTCGGCGTCGGCTCAGGCGGCACACTCAGCGGAACAGGAAAGTACCTCAAAGAGAAGAACCCGAAGATCGACATCGTGCTCGCCGACCCGAAGGGCTCGGTGCTCGCGCCGCTCGTGAAGACCGGCAAGATGATTGAGCCGGGCTCGTGGCTCGTGGAAGGCATCGGCGAAGACTTCGTCCCGTCCATTCTCGATCTTGACCTTGTTACCGATGCGTACGAAGTGACCGACGCCGAGGCGTTTCACGCTGCTCGGCATCTGCTGCGGACCGAGGGCGTCTTCGCGGGTTCATCGTCGGGCACGCTGCTCGCCGGCGCGCTCAAGTACTGCCGGGCGCAGCAGAGCGCCAAGCGCGTGTGCGTGCTCGTGTGCGACACGGGCAACAAATACCTCAATAAGATGTTCTCGGATTCGTGGATGATCGAGAACGGCTTCATCCGGCGCGAGGAGTTCGGCGACCTGCGCGATCTCATTCAGCGTCGCCACCTCGATCAGGAAGACTTCACCGTTTCGCCGACCGACACGCTGGCCGTGGCGCATGGCCGGATGAAGTTGTACGGCATCAGCCAGGTGCCGGTGATCCGCGACCGGCAGATCGTGGGCATCATCGACGAGTCGGACCTGCTGCTGGCGGTGAACACCGACCCGGCAAACTTCAAAAGGTCGGTGGGGGACTTCATGGTCACGCGCCTCGAGACCCTGCCGCCGCGCGCCGACATCCGCTCGCTGGTGCCGATCTTCCGCGCGAGCAAGGTGGCCCTCATCGCCGACGCCGAACAGTACTACGGCCTCATCACCCAGATCGACCTGCTCAACTACCTCCGAAGACAAGCGCTGCAGTCGTAG
- a CDS encoding GxxExxY protein, translated as MRTYEPLEPEVEESARVVVDSALTVHRHLGPGLIESVYQTCMCHEFRKRGIRFAVQEAVPIFYDGERLDACLKPDLVVNEHLIVELKSVDALHAIHEAQTLTYLRITGLRLALLINFNVLRIKDGIRRLVL; from the coding sequence ATGAGGACTTATGAGCCTCTTGAGCCGGAAGTAGAGGAGTCGGCGCGCGTCGTCGTCGACTCGGCGCTGACCGTGCATCGCCACCTGGGGCCGGGGCTGATCGAAAGTGTCTATCAAACGTGCATGTGCCATGAGTTTCGCAAGCGCGGAATTCGCTTCGCCGTGCAGGAAGCGGTTCCAATCTTCTATGACGGCGAGCGGCTCGACGCCTGCCTGAAACCGGACCTTGTCGTGAACGAGCATCTGATTGTCGAACTCAAGTCGGTGGACGCCCTACACGCGATCCACGAAGCACAGACGCTGACCTACCTGCGCATCACCGGACTTCGCCTCGCGCTGCTGATCAACTTCAACGTACTTCGGATCAAGGATGGGATTCGCCGGCTGGTTCTCTGA
- a CDS encoding PLP-dependent transferase gives MKLETQVIHGGQAPDPHTGAVMPPVSFSSTYVQQSPGVHKGFEYSRSHNPTRYALERCMAALEGGKVENDVTHGGFAFASGLAAMGTCLELLDSGDHVIAMDDLYGGSYRLMTRVRERSQGLSISYVDMTDASRIEAAITDRTRLIWVETPTNPTLKLVDLAAVAAIGRRHNLITVCDNTFASPMLQRPIELGFDIAMHSATKYLGGHSDAVGGILVTNRPDLAERLRFMQNAIGSVLGPMDCYLVLRGIKTLAVRMERHCRNAAEIARRLEAHPNVERIVYPGLASHPQHDLAARQMRLNREPAGGGMITIWLKGGLNESRRFLERVHLFSLAESLGGVESLIEHPAIMTHASVPPDKRKALGIDDNLCRLSVGIENVEDLWHDLEHALK, from the coding sequence ATGAAACTGGAAACGCAAGTCATTCACGGCGGGCAGGCGCCTGATCCGCATACCGGCGCCGTCATGCCGCCCGTCAGTTTTTCCAGCACCTATGTGCAGCAGAGCCCGGGCGTGCACAAGGGCTTTGAGTATTCCCGTTCGCACAACCCCACGCGCTACGCGCTCGAACGCTGCATGGCAGCGCTCGAGGGCGGCAAGGTCGAAAACGACGTCACGCACGGCGGCTTCGCGTTCGCCTCCGGCCTGGCCGCGATGGGCACCTGCCTCGAACTCCTCGACTCGGGCGACCACGTCATCGCCATGGATGATCTCTACGGCGGGTCGTACCGCCTCATGACGCGCGTTCGCGAGCGCAGTCAGGGCCTGAGCATCTCCTACGTGGACATGACCGATGCGAGCCGCATCGAAGCCGCGATCACCGATCGCACCAGACTCATCTGGGTCGAGACGCCGACCAATCCCACGCTCAAACTCGTCGATCTCGCCGCCGTCGCCGCGATCGGCCGCAGGCACAACCTCATCACGGTCTGCGACAACACATTCGCCTCGCCGATGCTCCAACGTCCGATCGAACTGGGCTTTGACATCGCCATGCACTCGGCGACCAAGTACCTCGGCGGGCACAGCGACGCAGTGGGGGGGATCCTCGTGACCAACCGCCCCGACCTCGCCGAGCGGCTCCGCTTCATGCAGAACGCGATCGGCTCAGTCCTGGGCCCGATGGACTGCTACCTCGTACTGCGCGGCATCAAGACGCTTGCGGTGCGCATGGAGCGCCATTGCCGCAACGCCGCCGAAATCGCACGCCGGCTCGAAGCCCATCCAAACGTTGAGCGCATCGTGTATCCCGGCCTCGCTTCACACCCGCAGCACGATCTCGCCGCCCGGCAGATGCGATTGAACCGCGAGCCGGCCGGCGGAGGCATGATCACCATCTGGCTCAAAGGCGGCCTCAACGAGTCCCGCCGCTTCCTCGAGCGCGTCCACCTCTTCTCGCTCGCCGAATCGCTCGGCGGCGTCGAGTCGCTCATCGAGCATCCTGCGATCATGACCCACGCATCCGTGCCGCCCGACAAGCGAAAGGCGCTGGGCATCGATGACAACCTCTGCCGTCTGAGCGTGGGGATCGAGAACGTCGAAGACCTCTGGCACGATCTCGAACACGCGCTGAAGTAG
- a CDS encoding phosphatidylserine decarboxylase family protein translates to MPLAMYGLREWGVALLVAAALSVGAWWLGWGWLLIPIWLMWMAVAAFFRDPIRNVPNDLEPDVFLAPADGKISAIERVDEHEATGGAPAVIIRIFLSVLDVHINRSPCAATVVRLHHRPGRYLDARTAESARVNESNLIILDRDGETIGVRQVSGAVARRIVCPLQGGQRLERGERIGMIKFGSTTELILPRPDQVEVRVRMGEKVRGGLTVLAAYTTAYRDDVL, encoded by the coding sequence ATGCCGCTTGCGATGTACGGGTTGCGCGAATGGGGTGTGGCGCTGCTCGTGGCGGCGGCGCTGTCGGTGGGCGCCTGGTGGCTCGGCTGGGGCTGGCTGCTCATTCCCATCTGGCTGATGTGGATGGCCGTGGCCGCGTTCTTCCGGGACCCGATCCGCAACGTGCCCAACGACCTGGAACCGGACGTGTTTCTCGCGCCGGCTGACGGCAAGATCTCCGCCATCGAGCGCGTGGATGAGCACGAGGCGACCGGCGGCGCCCCGGCTGTCATCATCCGCATCTTTCTGAGCGTGCTCGATGTGCACATCAATCGCAGCCCGTGCGCGGCGACTGTTGTGCGTCTGCATCACCGGCCGGGACGCTATCTCGATGCGCGGACCGCCGAATCGGCGCGCGTGAACGAGTCGAATCTCATCATCCTCGATCGCGACGGTGAGACGATCGGCGTGCGGCAGGTCAGCGGCGCCGTCGCGCGGCGCATCGTGTGCCCGCTGCAAGGCGGCCAGCGACTCGAGCGCGGCGAGCGCATCGGCATGATCAAGTTCGGCTCCACCACCGAACTCATCCTCCCCCGGCCAGACCAGGTCGAGGTGCGCGTGCGCATGGGCGAGAAGGTGCGCGGCGGTCTGACGGTGCTGGCGGCCTATACCACCGCATACCGCGACGACGTGCTTTGA
- a CDS encoding helix-turn-helix domain-containing protein: protein MAKMFYTLDEAAARLGKSPDEVTKMAASGQIQEFRDRDKLMFKKEQIDLLAGDDETAEPIGLADSADNKAIEDKEESVLGLMDSKESTGISIFDSDDLEKADPSAATQVSDSISPAGFSLDPHASGSGLLDLTREADDTSLGAVLDDINYPGEEEAAQSGGASGLFASPAGEVAAAPGGAMVMPATVEYYDGAGSGLAVGLAIGSLISLAISTLVVFTALVGDQTVAGIAQSIASNLWMYVGIFAGVTLIAGIIGWFVGKTFQ from the coding sequence ATGGCGAAGATGTTCTACACGCTCGACGAAGCCGCCGCCCGACTGGGCAAGTCACCTGACGAAGTGACCAAGATGGCTGCGTCCGGACAGATCCAGGAGTTTCGCGATCGCGACAAACTGATGTTCAAGAAAGAGCAGATTGACCTGCTCGCGGGCGACGACGAAACGGCTGAGCCCATCGGCCTGGCCGACAGCGCCGACAACAAGGCGATTGAAGACAAGGAAGAGTCCGTGCTGGGGCTGATGGACTCGAAGGAGTCCACGGGAATTTCGATTTTCGATTCGGATGATCTTGAAAAGGCCGACCCGAGCGCCGCGACGCAGGTGTCGGATTCGATTTCGCCGGCCGGCTTCAGCCTTGACCCGCACGCATCGGGATCGGGCCTGCTCGATCTCACGCGCGAGGCGGATGACACGTCGCTGGGCGCGGTGCTGGATGACATCAACTATCCGGGCGAGGAAGAGGCGGCGCAGTCGGGCGGGGCATCGGGCCTGTTCGCTTCGCCTGCCGGGGAAGTGGCCGCAGCGCCGGGCGGAGCGATGGTCATGCCCGCGACCGTGGAATACTACGACGGCGCCGGCAGCGGCCTGGCGGTCGGGCTGGCCATCGGCTCGCTCATCTCGCTGGCGATCAGCACGCTGGTTGTGTTCACGGCATTGGTCGGCGACCAGACGGTGGCGGGGATCGCGCAGTCGATCGCCAGCAACCTGTGGATGTACGTGGGCATCTTCGCCGGCGTGACGCTCATCGCGGGAATCATCGGCTGGTTTGTCGGCAAGACGTTCCAGTAA